The Betta splendens chromosome 4, fBetSpl5.4, whole genome shotgun sequence genome contains a region encoding:
- the ddr2a gene encoding discoidin domain-containing receptor 2 isoform X3, which produces MKHLWKIPFLLLVVLQLLAEVTSQVNPGVCRYPLGMSGGQIQDEDISASSQWSETTAARYGRLDFEEGDGAWCPELSVEPDNVKEFLQIDLRSLHFITLVGTQGRHAGGMGNEFAQMYKIKYSRDGSRWISWRNRQGKQVIEGNRNAYEIALKDLEPPIVARYVRFMPVTDHSMNVCMRVELYGCEWLDGLVSYNAPVGEQMALATYHVYLNDSTYDGAVIHSMTEGLGQLTDGVCGLDDFALSHVYNVWPGYDYVGWNNESFPSGYVEIMFEFDRIRNFTTMKVHCNNMLSWHIRTFRQVVCFFHSESDWEPTPVTFSPSLDGKDPSARFVTVNLANRMASAIKCHFYFGDAWMLFSEITFQSDTAMYNTTLAPPKTGLTPGTPVDDSNTRILIGCLVAIIFILVAIIVIILWRQVWQKMLEKSETFVYNHNQLSATSEQESSATYERIFPLGPDYQEPSRLISKLPEFAENTEESASTSTAASKSTTTTIVQDGVPHYAEADIVNLQGVTGSNTYAIPAVTMDLLSGKDVPVEEFPRKLLTFKEKLGEGQFGEVHLCEAEGMQEFLNEEFLFDISEDQPVLVAVKMLRSDANKNARNDFLKEIKIMSRLKDPNIIRLLAVCIYSDPLCMITEYMENGDLNQFLSRHEPEGQLAALSNAPTVSFSNLCYMATQIASGMKYLSSLKFVHRDLATRNCLVGKNCTIKIADFGMSRNLYSGDYYRIQGRAVLPIRWMSWESILLGKFTTASDVWAFGVTLWEILNFCKEQPYSQLTDEQVIENTGEFFRDQKRQIYLPQPVLCPDSFYKIMLSCWRRNTKERPSFQEIHRALLEIQP; this is translated from the exons ATGAAGCATCTGTGGAAAATTcccttcctcctgctcgtcGTCCTCCAGCTGTTGGCAGAGGTCACATCACAGGTCAATCCAG GTGTGTGTCGGTATCCTCTGGGCATGTCAGGAGGCCAGATACAGGACGAAGACATCTCTGCCTCCAGTCAGTGGTCTGAAACCACTGCTGCTCGATACGGCAG gctgGACTTTGAGGAGGGCGATGGCGCGTGGTGTCCGGAGTTGTCTGTGGAGCCAGACAACGTGAAGGAGTTCCTGCAGATTGACCTCCGCTCGCTCCACTTCATCACCCTGGTGGGAACGCAGGGCCGGCACGCGGGCGGCATGGGCAACGAGTTCGCCCAGATGTACAAGATCAAGTACAGCCGTGACGGAAGCCGCTGGATCTCATGGAGAAACAGACAAGGAAAGCAG GTGATTGAAGGAAACAGGAACGCCTACGAAATTGCACTCAAAGACCTGGAGCCGCCCATCGTCGCTCGCTATGTGCGCTTCATGCCCGTCACCGATCATTCTATGAACGTGTGCATGAGAGTGGAGCTTTATGGCTGCGAATGGCTGG ATGGTCTTGTGTCCTACAACGCTCCAGTAGGAGAACAGATGGCCTTGGCAACTTATCATGTTTATCTCAACGACTCTACATACGATGGAGCAGTAAtccacag TATGACAGAGGGTTTGGGCCAGCTGACTGACGGAGTGTGCGGCCTGGACGATTTTGCACTAAGTCACGTCTACAATGTGTGGCCGGGGTACGACTATGTGGGCTGGAACAACGAGAGCTTCCCAAGCGGATACGTTGAAATCATGTTTGAGTTTGACCGCATACGAAACTTTACCACCATGAAG GTTCACTGCAACAACATGCTGTCGTGGCACATCCGAACCTTCCGCCAGGTGGTGTGCTTCTTCCACTCCGAGTCAGACTGGGAGCCCACGCCGGTCACCTTCAGCCCGTCGCTGGATGGGAAAGACCCCAGCGCCCGCTTCGTCACCGTCAACCTGGCCAATCGCATGGCCAGCGCCATCAAGTGCCACTTTTACTTTGGCGACGCCTGGATGCTGTTCAGTGAGATCACCTTCCAGTCAG ATACGGCCATGTACAACACGACACTGGCGCCCCCCAAGACAGGACTGACTCCTGGTACACCAG TAGATGACAGCAACACTCGCATCTTGATCGGATGCTTGGTggccatcatcttcatcctcgtGGCCATCATAGTCATCATCTTGTGGCGGCAGGTGTGGCAGAAGATGCTGGAGAAG AGCGAGACGTTCGTCTACAACCACAATCAGCTGAGTGCAACCAGCGAGCAGGAGTCCAGCGCCACCTACGAGCGCATCTTCCCTCTGGGCCCCGACTACCAGGAGCCGTCACGCCTCATCAGCAAACTACCGGAGTTTGCAGAAAACACGGAGGAGTCTG CTTCTACCAGCACAGCCGCTTCCaaatccaccaccaccaccatagTCCAGGACGGAGTCCCTCACTACGCGGAGGCAGATATCGTGAACCTGCAAGGCGTGACCGGAAGCAACACGTACGCCATCCCAGCGGTGACGATGGACCTGCTGTCAGGGAAGGACGTTCCGGTGGAGGAGTTTCCACGCAAGCTGCTCACGTTCAAGGAGAAGCTGGGAGAAGGGCAGTTCGGAGAG gtgcaCCTGTGTGAAGCCGAGGGAATGCAGGAGTTCCTCAACGAAGAGTTTTTGTTTGACATCTCTGAGGATCAGCCAGTTTTAGTGGCTGTGAAGATGCTTCGCTCGGACGCCAATAAAAATGCAAG GAATGACTTCCTGAAGGAGATCAAGATCATGTCGCGCCTGAAGGACCCCAACATCATTCGGCTGCTGGCTGTGTGCATCTACAGCGACCCTCTGTGCATGATCACAGAGTACATGGAAAACGGGGATCTCAACCAGTTCCTGTCCCGCCACGAACCCGAGGGACAGCTGGCGGCGCTCAGCAACGCGCCCACGGtcag CTTCAGTAACCTGTGCTACATGGCCACTCAGATAGCGTCGGGGATGAAGTACCTCTCCTCTCTGAAGTTTGTGCATCGAGACTTGGCCACTCGGAACTGCCTGGTGGGCAAAAACTGCACGATAAAGATCGCTGATTTTGGCATGAGCAGGAACCTGTACAGCGGCGACTACTACAGGATTCAGGGCAGAGCGGTGCTGCCTATACGCTGGATGTCATGGGAAAGCATCCTGTTG GGTAAGTTCACCACGGCCAGTGACGTGTGGGCGTTCGGGGTGACCCTGTGGGAGATCCTCAACTTTTGCAAGGAGCAACCCTACTCTCAGCTCACTGACGAGCAGGTGATAGAGAACACAGGGGAGTTCTTCAGGGACCAGAAAAGACAG ATCTACCTGCCTCAGCCTGTGTTGTGTCCAGACTCATTCTATAAGATCAtgttgagctgctggaggaggaacacGAAGGAGCGGCCGTCCTTCCAGGAAATACACAGAGCCCTACTGGAAATACAGCCTTAA
- the ddr2a gene encoding discoidin domain-containing receptor 2 isoform X1, with product MKHLWKIPFLLLVVLQLLAEVTSQVNPGVCRYPLGMSGGQIQDEDISASSQWSETTAARYGRLDFEEGDGAWCPELSVEPDNVKEFLQIDLRSLHFITLVGTQGRHAGGMGNEFAQMYKIKYSRDGSRWISWRNRQGKQVIEGNRNAYEIALKDLEPPIVARYVRFMPVTDHSMNVCMRVELYGCEWLDGLVSYNAPVGEQMALATYHVYLNDSTYDGAVIHSMTEGLGQLTDGVCGLDDFALSHVYNVWPGYDYVGWNNESFPSGYVEIMFEFDRIRNFTTMKVHCNNMLSWHIRTFRQVVCFFHSESDWEPTPVTFSPSLDGKDPSARFVTVNLANRMASAIKCHFYFGDAWMLFSEITFQSDTAMYNTTLAPPKTGLTPGTPDNPTHKVDDSNTRILIGCLVAIIFILVAIIVIILWRQVWQKMLEKASRRMLDDELTASLSIQSETFVYNHNQLSATSEQESSATYERIFPLGPDYQEPSRLISKLPEFAENTEESASTSTAASKSTTTTIVQDGVPHYAEADIVNLQGVTGSNTYAIPAVTMDLLSGKDVPVEEFPRKLLTFKEKLGEGQFGEVHLCEAEGMQEFLNEEFLFDISEDQPVLVAVKMLRSDANKNARNDFLKEIKIMSRLKDPNIIRLLAVCIYSDPLCMITEYMENGDLNQFLSRHEPEGQLAALSNAPTVSFSNLCYMATQIASGMKYLSSLKFVHRDLATRNCLVGKNCTIKIADFGMSRNLYSGDYYRIQGRAVLPIRWMSWESILLGKFTTASDVWAFGVTLWEILNFCKEQPYSQLTDEQVIENTGEFFRDQKRQIYLPQPVLCPDSFYKIMLSCWRRNTKERPSFQEIHRALLEIQP from the exons ATGAAGCATCTGTGGAAAATTcccttcctcctgctcgtcGTCCTCCAGCTGTTGGCAGAGGTCACATCACAGGTCAATCCAG GTGTGTGTCGGTATCCTCTGGGCATGTCAGGAGGCCAGATACAGGACGAAGACATCTCTGCCTCCAGTCAGTGGTCTGAAACCACTGCTGCTCGATACGGCAG gctgGACTTTGAGGAGGGCGATGGCGCGTGGTGTCCGGAGTTGTCTGTGGAGCCAGACAACGTGAAGGAGTTCCTGCAGATTGACCTCCGCTCGCTCCACTTCATCACCCTGGTGGGAACGCAGGGCCGGCACGCGGGCGGCATGGGCAACGAGTTCGCCCAGATGTACAAGATCAAGTACAGCCGTGACGGAAGCCGCTGGATCTCATGGAGAAACAGACAAGGAAAGCAG GTGATTGAAGGAAACAGGAACGCCTACGAAATTGCACTCAAAGACCTGGAGCCGCCCATCGTCGCTCGCTATGTGCGCTTCATGCCCGTCACCGATCATTCTATGAACGTGTGCATGAGAGTGGAGCTTTATGGCTGCGAATGGCTGG ATGGTCTTGTGTCCTACAACGCTCCAGTAGGAGAACAGATGGCCTTGGCAACTTATCATGTTTATCTCAACGACTCTACATACGATGGAGCAGTAAtccacag TATGACAGAGGGTTTGGGCCAGCTGACTGACGGAGTGTGCGGCCTGGACGATTTTGCACTAAGTCACGTCTACAATGTGTGGCCGGGGTACGACTATGTGGGCTGGAACAACGAGAGCTTCCCAAGCGGATACGTTGAAATCATGTTTGAGTTTGACCGCATACGAAACTTTACCACCATGAAG GTTCACTGCAACAACATGCTGTCGTGGCACATCCGAACCTTCCGCCAGGTGGTGTGCTTCTTCCACTCCGAGTCAGACTGGGAGCCCACGCCGGTCACCTTCAGCCCGTCGCTGGATGGGAAAGACCCCAGCGCCCGCTTCGTCACCGTCAACCTGGCCAATCGCATGGCCAGCGCCATCAAGTGCCACTTTTACTTTGGCGACGCCTGGATGCTGTTCAGTGAGATCACCTTCCAGTCAG ATACGGCCATGTACAACACGACACTGGCGCCCCCCAAGACAGGACTGACTCCTGGTACACCAG ACAATCCCACTCACAAAGTAGATGACAGCAACACTCGCATCTTGATCGGATGCTTGGTggccatcatcttcatcctcgtGGCCATCATAGTCATCATCTTGTGGCGGCAGGTGTGGCAGAAGATGCTGGAGAAG GCCTCTCGCCGGATGCTGGACGATGAACTAACTGCCAGTTTGTCAATACAGAGCGAGACGTTCGTCTACAACCACAATCAGCTGAGTGCAACCAGCGAGCAGGAGTCCAGCGCCACCTACGAGCGCATCTTCCCTCTGGGCCCCGACTACCAGGAGCCGTCACGCCTCATCAGCAAACTACCGGAGTTTGCAGAAAACACGGAGGAGTCTG CTTCTACCAGCACAGCCGCTTCCaaatccaccaccaccaccatagTCCAGGACGGAGTCCCTCACTACGCGGAGGCAGATATCGTGAACCTGCAAGGCGTGACCGGAAGCAACACGTACGCCATCCCAGCGGTGACGATGGACCTGCTGTCAGGGAAGGACGTTCCGGTGGAGGAGTTTCCACGCAAGCTGCTCACGTTCAAGGAGAAGCTGGGAGAAGGGCAGTTCGGAGAG gtgcaCCTGTGTGAAGCCGAGGGAATGCAGGAGTTCCTCAACGAAGAGTTTTTGTTTGACATCTCTGAGGATCAGCCAGTTTTAGTGGCTGTGAAGATGCTTCGCTCGGACGCCAATAAAAATGCAAG GAATGACTTCCTGAAGGAGATCAAGATCATGTCGCGCCTGAAGGACCCCAACATCATTCGGCTGCTGGCTGTGTGCATCTACAGCGACCCTCTGTGCATGATCACAGAGTACATGGAAAACGGGGATCTCAACCAGTTCCTGTCCCGCCACGAACCCGAGGGACAGCTGGCGGCGCTCAGCAACGCGCCCACGGtcag CTTCAGTAACCTGTGCTACATGGCCACTCAGATAGCGTCGGGGATGAAGTACCTCTCCTCTCTGAAGTTTGTGCATCGAGACTTGGCCACTCGGAACTGCCTGGTGGGCAAAAACTGCACGATAAAGATCGCTGATTTTGGCATGAGCAGGAACCTGTACAGCGGCGACTACTACAGGATTCAGGGCAGAGCGGTGCTGCCTATACGCTGGATGTCATGGGAAAGCATCCTGTTG GGTAAGTTCACCACGGCCAGTGACGTGTGGGCGTTCGGGGTGACCCTGTGGGAGATCCTCAACTTTTGCAAGGAGCAACCCTACTCTCAGCTCACTGACGAGCAGGTGATAGAGAACACAGGGGAGTTCTTCAGGGACCAGAAAAGACAG ATCTACCTGCCTCAGCCTGTGTTGTGTCCAGACTCATTCTATAAGATCAtgttgagctgctggaggaggaacacGAAGGAGCGGCCGTCCTTCCAGGAAATACACAGAGCCCTACTGGAAATACAGCCTTAA
- the ddr2a gene encoding discoidin domain-containing receptor 2 isoform X4, translating to MKHLWKIPFLLLVVLQLLAEVTSQVNPGVCRYPLGMSGGQIQDEDISASSQWSETTAARYGRLDFEEGDGAWCPELSVEPDNVKEFLQIDLRSLHFITLVGTQGRHAGGMGNEFAQMYKIKYSRDGSRWISWRNRQGKQVIEGNRNAYEIALKDLEPPIVARYVRFMPVTDHSMNVCMRVELYGCEWLDGLVSYNAPVGEQMALATYHVYLNDSTYDGAVIHSMTEGLGQLTDGVCGLDDFALSHVYNVWPGYDYVGWNNESFPSGYVEIMFEFDRIRNFTTMKVHCNNMLSWHIRTFRQVVCFFHSESDWEPTPVTFSPSLDGKDPSARFVTVNLANRMASAIKCHFYFGDAWMLFSEITFQSDTAMYNTTLAPPKTGLTPGTPDDSNTRILIGCLVAIIFILVAIIVIILWRQVWQKMLEKSETFVYNHNQLSATSEQESSATYERIFPLGPDYQEPSRLISKLPEFAENTEESASTSTAASKSTTTTIVQDGVPHYAEADIVNLQGVTGSNTYAIPAVTMDLLSGKDVPVEEFPRKLLTFKEKLGEGQFGEVHLCEAEGMQEFLNEEFLFDISEDQPVLVAVKMLRSDANKNARNDFLKEIKIMSRLKDPNIIRLLAVCIYSDPLCMITEYMENGDLNQFLSRHEPEGQLAALSNAPTVSFSNLCYMATQIASGMKYLSSLKFVHRDLATRNCLVGKNCTIKIADFGMSRNLYSGDYYRIQGRAVLPIRWMSWESILLGKFTTASDVWAFGVTLWEILNFCKEQPYSQLTDEQVIENTGEFFRDQKRQIYLPQPVLCPDSFYKIMLSCWRRNTKERPSFQEIHRALLEIQP from the exons ATGAAGCATCTGTGGAAAATTcccttcctcctgctcgtcGTCCTCCAGCTGTTGGCAGAGGTCACATCACAGGTCAATCCAG GTGTGTGTCGGTATCCTCTGGGCATGTCAGGAGGCCAGATACAGGACGAAGACATCTCTGCCTCCAGTCAGTGGTCTGAAACCACTGCTGCTCGATACGGCAG gctgGACTTTGAGGAGGGCGATGGCGCGTGGTGTCCGGAGTTGTCTGTGGAGCCAGACAACGTGAAGGAGTTCCTGCAGATTGACCTCCGCTCGCTCCACTTCATCACCCTGGTGGGAACGCAGGGCCGGCACGCGGGCGGCATGGGCAACGAGTTCGCCCAGATGTACAAGATCAAGTACAGCCGTGACGGAAGCCGCTGGATCTCATGGAGAAACAGACAAGGAAAGCAG GTGATTGAAGGAAACAGGAACGCCTACGAAATTGCACTCAAAGACCTGGAGCCGCCCATCGTCGCTCGCTATGTGCGCTTCATGCCCGTCACCGATCATTCTATGAACGTGTGCATGAGAGTGGAGCTTTATGGCTGCGAATGGCTGG ATGGTCTTGTGTCCTACAACGCTCCAGTAGGAGAACAGATGGCCTTGGCAACTTATCATGTTTATCTCAACGACTCTACATACGATGGAGCAGTAAtccacag TATGACAGAGGGTTTGGGCCAGCTGACTGACGGAGTGTGCGGCCTGGACGATTTTGCACTAAGTCACGTCTACAATGTGTGGCCGGGGTACGACTATGTGGGCTGGAACAACGAGAGCTTCCCAAGCGGATACGTTGAAATCATGTTTGAGTTTGACCGCATACGAAACTTTACCACCATGAAG GTTCACTGCAACAACATGCTGTCGTGGCACATCCGAACCTTCCGCCAGGTGGTGTGCTTCTTCCACTCCGAGTCAGACTGGGAGCCCACGCCGGTCACCTTCAGCCCGTCGCTGGATGGGAAAGACCCCAGCGCCCGCTTCGTCACCGTCAACCTGGCCAATCGCATGGCCAGCGCCATCAAGTGCCACTTTTACTTTGGCGACGCCTGGATGCTGTTCAGTGAGATCACCTTCCAGTCAG ATACGGCCATGTACAACACGACACTGGCGCCCCCCAAGACAGGACTGACTCCTGGTACACCAG ATGACAGCAACACTCGCATCTTGATCGGATGCTTGGTggccatcatcttcatcctcgtGGCCATCATAGTCATCATCTTGTGGCGGCAGGTGTGGCAGAAGATGCTGGAGAAG AGCGAGACGTTCGTCTACAACCACAATCAGCTGAGTGCAACCAGCGAGCAGGAGTCCAGCGCCACCTACGAGCGCATCTTCCCTCTGGGCCCCGACTACCAGGAGCCGTCACGCCTCATCAGCAAACTACCGGAGTTTGCAGAAAACACGGAGGAGTCTG CTTCTACCAGCACAGCCGCTTCCaaatccaccaccaccaccatagTCCAGGACGGAGTCCCTCACTACGCGGAGGCAGATATCGTGAACCTGCAAGGCGTGACCGGAAGCAACACGTACGCCATCCCAGCGGTGACGATGGACCTGCTGTCAGGGAAGGACGTTCCGGTGGAGGAGTTTCCACGCAAGCTGCTCACGTTCAAGGAGAAGCTGGGAGAAGGGCAGTTCGGAGAG gtgcaCCTGTGTGAAGCCGAGGGAATGCAGGAGTTCCTCAACGAAGAGTTTTTGTTTGACATCTCTGAGGATCAGCCAGTTTTAGTGGCTGTGAAGATGCTTCGCTCGGACGCCAATAAAAATGCAAG GAATGACTTCCTGAAGGAGATCAAGATCATGTCGCGCCTGAAGGACCCCAACATCATTCGGCTGCTGGCTGTGTGCATCTACAGCGACCCTCTGTGCATGATCACAGAGTACATGGAAAACGGGGATCTCAACCAGTTCCTGTCCCGCCACGAACCCGAGGGACAGCTGGCGGCGCTCAGCAACGCGCCCACGGtcag CTTCAGTAACCTGTGCTACATGGCCACTCAGATAGCGTCGGGGATGAAGTACCTCTCCTCTCTGAAGTTTGTGCATCGAGACTTGGCCACTCGGAACTGCCTGGTGGGCAAAAACTGCACGATAAAGATCGCTGATTTTGGCATGAGCAGGAACCTGTACAGCGGCGACTACTACAGGATTCAGGGCAGAGCGGTGCTGCCTATACGCTGGATGTCATGGGAAAGCATCCTGTTG GGTAAGTTCACCACGGCCAGTGACGTGTGGGCGTTCGGGGTGACCCTGTGGGAGATCCTCAACTTTTGCAAGGAGCAACCCTACTCTCAGCTCACTGACGAGCAGGTGATAGAGAACACAGGGGAGTTCTTCAGGGACCAGAAAAGACAG ATCTACCTGCCTCAGCCTGTGTTGTGTCCAGACTCATTCTATAAGATCAtgttgagctgctggaggaggaacacGAAGGAGCGGCCGTCCTTCCAGGAAATACACAGAGCCCTACTGGAAATACAGCCTTAA
- the ddr2a gene encoding discoidin domain-containing receptor 2 isoform X2, translating into MKHLWKIPFLLLVVLQLLAEVTSQVNPGVCRYPLGMSGGQIQDEDISASSQWSETTAARYGRLDFEEGDGAWCPELSVEPDNVKEFLQIDLRSLHFITLVGTQGRHAGGMGNEFAQMYKIKYSRDGSRWISWRNRQGKQVIEGNRNAYEIALKDLEPPIVARYVRFMPVTDHSMNVCMRVELYGCEWLDGLVSYNAPVGEQMALATYHVYLNDSTYDGAVIHSMTEGLGQLTDGVCGLDDFALSHVYNVWPGYDYVGWNNESFPSGYVEIMFEFDRIRNFTTMKVHCNNMLSWHIRTFRQVVCFFHSESDWEPTPVTFSPSLDGKDPSARFVTVNLANRMASAIKCHFYFGDAWMLFSEITFQSDTAMYNTTLAPPKTGLTPGTPDNPTHKVDDSNTRILIGCLVAIIFILVAIIVIILWRQVWQKMLEKSETFVYNHNQLSATSEQESSATYERIFPLGPDYQEPSRLISKLPEFAENTEESASTSTAASKSTTTTIVQDGVPHYAEADIVNLQGVTGSNTYAIPAVTMDLLSGKDVPVEEFPRKLLTFKEKLGEGQFGEVHLCEAEGMQEFLNEEFLFDISEDQPVLVAVKMLRSDANKNARNDFLKEIKIMSRLKDPNIIRLLAVCIYSDPLCMITEYMENGDLNQFLSRHEPEGQLAALSNAPTVSFSNLCYMATQIASGMKYLSSLKFVHRDLATRNCLVGKNCTIKIADFGMSRNLYSGDYYRIQGRAVLPIRWMSWESILLGKFTTASDVWAFGVTLWEILNFCKEQPYSQLTDEQVIENTGEFFRDQKRQIYLPQPVLCPDSFYKIMLSCWRRNTKERPSFQEIHRALLEIQP; encoded by the exons ATGAAGCATCTGTGGAAAATTcccttcctcctgctcgtcGTCCTCCAGCTGTTGGCAGAGGTCACATCACAGGTCAATCCAG GTGTGTGTCGGTATCCTCTGGGCATGTCAGGAGGCCAGATACAGGACGAAGACATCTCTGCCTCCAGTCAGTGGTCTGAAACCACTGCTGCTCGATACGGCAG gctgGACTTTGAGGAGGGCGATGGCGCGTGGTGTCCGGAGTTGTCTGTGGAGCCAGACAACGTGAAGGAGTTCCTGCAGATTGACCTCCGCTCGCTCCACTTCATCACCCTGGTGGGAACGCAGGGCCGGCACGCGGGCGGCATGGGCAACGAGTTCGCCCAGATGTACAAGATCAAGTACAGCCGTGACGGAAGCCGCTGGATCTCATGGAGAAACAGACAAGGAAAGCAG GTGATTGAAGGAAACAGGAACGCCTACGAAATTGCACTCAAAGACCTGGAGCCGCCCATCGTCGCTCGCTATGTGCGCTTCATGCCCGTCACCGATCATTCTATGAACGTGTGCATGAGAGTGGAGCTTTATGGCTGCGAATGGCTGG ATGGTCTTGTGTCCTACAACGCTCCAGTAGGAGAACAGATGGCCTTGGCAACTTATCATGTTTATCTCAACGACTCTACATACGATGGAGCAGTAAtccacag TATGACAGAGGGTTTGGGCCAGCTGACTGACGGAGTGTGCGGCCTGGACGATTTTGCACTAAGTCACGTCTACAATGTGTGGCCGGGGTACGACTATGTGGGCTGGAACAACGAGAGCTTCCCAAGCGGATACGTTGAAATCATGTTTGAGTTTGACCGCATACGAAACTTTACCACCATGAAG GTTCACTGCAACAACATGCTGTCGTGGCACATCCGAACCTTCCGCCAGGTGGTGTGCTTCTTCCACTCCGAGTCAGACTGGGAGCCCACGCCGGTCACCTTCAGCCCGTCGCTGGATGGGAAAGACCCCAGCGCCCGCTTCGTCACCGTCAACCTGGCCAATCGCATGGCCAGCGCCATCAAGTGCCACTTTTACTTTGGCGACGCCTGGATGCTGTTCAGTGAGATCACCTTCCAGTCAG ATACGGCCATGTACAACACGACACTGGCGCCCCCCAAGACAGGACTGACTCCTGGTACACCAG ACAATCCCACTCACAAAGTAGATGACAGCAACACTCGCATCTTGATCGGATGCTTGGTggccatcatcttcatcctcgtGGCCATCATAGTCATCATCTTGTGGCGGCAGGTGTGGCAGAAGATGCTGGAGAAG AGCGAGACGTTCGTCTACAACCACAATCAGCTGAGTGCAACCAGCGAGCAGGAGTCCAGCGCCACCTACGAGCGCATCTTCCCTCTGGGCCCCGACTACCAGGAGCCGTCACGCCTCATCAGCAAACTACCGGAGTTTGCAGAAAACACGGAGGAGTCTG CTTCTACCAGCACAGCCGCTTCCaaatccaccaccaccaccatagTCCAGGACGGAGTCCCTCACTACGCGGAGGCAGATATCGTGAACCTGCAAGGCGTGACCGGAAGCAACACGTACGCCATCCCAGCGGTGACGATGGACCTGCTGTCAGGGAAGGACGTTCCGGTGGAGGAGTTTCCACGCAAGCTGCTCACGTTCAAGGAGAAGCTGGGAGAAGGGCAGTTCGGAGAG gtgcaCCTGTGTGAAGCCGAGGGAATGCAGGAGTTCCTCAACGAAGAGTTTTTGTTTGACATCTCTGAGGATCAGCCAGTTTTAGTGGCTGTGAAGATGCTTCGCTCGGACGCCAATAAAAATGCAAG GAATGACTTCCTGAAGGAGATCAAGATCATGTCGCGCCTGAAGGACCCCAACATCATTCGGCTGCTGGCTGTGTGCATCTACAGCGACCCTCTGTGCATGATCACAGAGTACATGGAAAACGGGGATCTCAACCAGTTCCTGTCCCGCCACGAACCCGAGGGACAGCTGGCGGCGCTCAGCAACGCGCCCACGGtcag CTTCAGTAACCTGTGCTACATGGCCACTCAGATAGCGTCGGGGATGAAGTACCTCTCCTCTCTGAAGTTTGTGCATCGAGACTTGGCCACTCGGAACTGCCTGGTGGGCAAAAACTGCACGATAAAGATCGCTGATTTTGGCATGAGCAGGAACCTGTACAGCGGCGACTACTACAGGATTCAGGGCAGAGCGGTGCTGCCTATACGCTGGATGTCATGGGAAAGCATCCTGTTG GGTAAGTTCACCACGGCCAGTGACGTGTGGGCGTTCGGGGTGACCCTGTGGGAGATCCTCAACTTTTGCAAGGAGCAACCCTACTCTCAGCTCACTGACGAGCAGGTGATAGAGAACACAGGGGAGTTCTTCAGGGACCAGAAAAGACAG ATCTACCTGCCTCAGCCTGTGTTGTGTCCAGACTCATTCTATAAGATCAtgttgagctgctggaggaggaacacGAAGGAGCGGCCGTCCTTCCAGGAAATACACAGAGCCCTACTGGAAATACAGCCTTAA